One Umboniibacter marinipuniceus DNA window includes the following coding sequences:
- the atpG gene encoding F0F1 ATP synthase subunit gamma has protein sequence MAGAKEIRGKIASIQSTQKITSAMEKVAASKMRKSQDLMERSKPYAERIRAVIGHLANANPEYKHVYMHEREVKRVGYIVVSSDRGLCGGLNANAFKQAIKSMQSWSSQEVEVDICVVGAKAQAFFKSVGGNTVASVRDLGDEPDAANLVGSVKVMLDAYKDEKIDRLFIVSNRFINTMTQQPYVAQLVPLQKQESDQMAHHWDYLYEPDARSLLDGLLIRYVESQVYQSVVENKACEQASRMLAMKNATDNAGGLIDDLQLVYNKARQASITQELSEIVGGAAAV, from the coding sequence ATGGCAGGCGCGAAAGAGATTCGTGGTAAAATTGCTAGTATCCAAAGTACGCAAAAAATTACGAGCGCAATGGAAAAAGTTGCTGCGAGTAAGATGCGTAAGTCGCAAGACTTAATGGAACGAAGCAAGCCCTACGCAGAGCGTATTCGAGCTGTAATTGGTCACTTGGCCAATGCAAACCCCGAATATAAACATGTTTATATGCATGAACGTGAAGTGAAGCGTGTCGGTTACATTGTGGTATCTTCGGATCGCGGTTTATGTGGTGGCTTAAACGCTAACGCATTCAAACAGGCGATCAAATCGATGCAATCTTGGTCTAGCCAAGAAGTCGAAGTAGATATCTGTGTAGTTGGCGCGAAAGCACAGGCGTTCTTTAAAAGCGTTGGTGGCAATACTGTTGCCTCCGTACGCGACCTGGGTGATGAGCCAGACGCGGCCAACTTAGTTGGTAGTGTTAAGGTGATGTTAGATGCTTACAAAGACGAGAAAATTGACCGTCTATTTATAGTTTCTAACCGTTTCATCAACACAATGACGCAGCAGCCTTACGTTGCGCAGTTAGTTCCGCTTCAGAAGCAAGAATCGGATCAAATGGCGCACCACTGGGATTATCTTTATGAGCCAGACGCACGTTCGTTGCTTGATGGCCTATTGATTCGCTACGTTGAGTCTCAGGTTTACCAGAGTGTTGTCGAAAACAAAGCGTGTGAGCAGGCATCTCGTATGTTAGCTATGAAGAACGCAACCGACAACGCCGGTGGATTAATTGATGATTTGCAGCTGGTGTATAACAAAGCCCGTCAGGCTTCGATTACCCAAGAGCTTTCAGAAATTGTTGGTGGAGCGGCTGCGGTTTAA